The Nitrospira sp. sequence TATGCGCGGGCACGCTGCAAGACGTTTGACGATGCCCACTTGTCTCGATCGAGGATTAATCATACGGATGTGGGCATGCACTTTCACCGACCTGTGAAATTCCAACCATACAGCCTTGGCTGAGACATCGATACGACTGTACCCCCAATTCGACCACTTAATTGATCGCCGGCGTATCCCAACGTCTCACGCGTGGCTCCCTGCCTGATCATGCGCTTGCCACATCTTTTCATTTGCCGATCTTCACCCATAGGCCATAGCGTCATCGGATTGACTCACCCGGTATGCCAACCGATGGTCGGAATGTGAAAGGAAATGCTGCGTTCCAAGGATTACGCATTTATGGCCTGCCTTCTCATGTTGGTCCCGGAACTGATACAAATACTCCATCGCCGTATGATCCACCACATGCCCAGCCAAGATGATCATGAAGTTGTCCCTGTGATTAGGAAGAGCCTTGAGCTTCGCGTCGAGTTTCATCAGATTCATGCAGCTGAGCGATGAGAGGTAGATCTTGTAGGGATGTTTCATATTTTGCGCCGCAACGCTCATAATGGTTGTATGTCCGCCTCGGGTGCGCCCGTCTCCAATTCTGATAATGGGATCTCCGAACAGCTCTTTGAATGCAGCCCAGACACGCGCGGAGAAGGAATCGATGGTGCTGGCATTGGATTGCCGTTCAATCGTCAGCGCCCTGACCACGTCGAAACAAAGGACGAGAATCTTTGCCACTGTTCCAGCGATCACTCCCAACAAGATGTCTGACGTGTAGAGCGTGACCACGACACAGACGGTCGCGATCAGGAGTTGCTCTGCGCCGATCGAAAAGACCATGATGAAAATTCTCGGTGCACACAGCCTCCACCCGATGAAGATGAGTAACGCGGCCAGGACGGTGAGTGGGATTCTGTTAATCAGGCTGGTCCCAGACCATACAAAGAAGGCCATGAACAGGGCGTAGTAGAAATTCGCCCATAGGGTACGCCCTCCTGCGATCAGGTTTGCCGTGCTCTTGATTCCCCCTGGAATAATCGTCAATCCACCGGCTAAACCAGAAAGGATGTTCGACACGCCCATGGCGCGAAGCGTGGCATTGGGGTCCGATTTTCTGCGGAAAGGGTCGATCTTATCGATTGCGGCGATAGTGGCCAGAGTCTCGGTTCCGTCGATCAAAGTCAGGGTGATAACCGTAGTCAGTAACGTAAGCCATAGCTCCGATCGTTGCCATACTTCCGAGAAATTCGGGAAATGGATGCCTTGTGCAAGAACATCTTGCGGGACATGAACCAAATAGGTTTCGGGGAAGTTCAGCACCCAACCCGCTACGCCTCCTAAAGCAACGACCAAGAGTGACGCAGGAACACTCCGCGCCCATTTTTGACTCTTGACTAGGTTGCTGTCGAGGCCGAATAGGAGGGCCAAGGCGATGCCTCCGACGGCAAAAACCTGGGGGTTCATCTCCATGATCTGCGCGGGTAGATGCAGGATAGCTTCAGGAATTGATTTCGTCGAAGTAGTCAAGTGGCCTAGGAGCGAGGGAATCTGCTTGATGATAATCAGCATCCCGATGGCGGCCAACATACCCTGGAGCACCGAAATGGGGAAATACATGGCAAAACGGCCGGCGTTATAGCTGCTCAGCACTATCTGTACGGCTCCGGTTAGACAGATGGCCACAAGCACTAGGGGGTACCCTACTTCGAGATCTCCCTGACCAAGAGCCAGCATACCGGCTAGGAGGGCCGGTGCAAGACCTGCCGCCGGCCCGCTAATGGTGATATAGGCACCACCGAGAAAGGGAAAGACCAATCCTGCAATAATGGCGGAGATCACTCCTGTAATCGGAGCTGCCCCTGACGCCAGTGCAATTCCCAGGGATAGCGGGAGCCCGACCAGTGCAACTTGCAACCCTGCTACGAGGTCGTACCGCCAATGCTTTAGCCCAGATATTCCGTTTTGTGGCTTTTCGTCCTGGGTGACAGCCAAGTGTTCGAGAGACGACACCGCACCCTCACTGAGCTTTTCAGGTAGGCCTGCCCTTCGCCGATCACTGAATAAAATTCGCTTCCAGCTACCATAACAACAGCATGGCGCTTATGGACCATAAAGCACATCCGGTGCCTGTGTCGTGGATTGACGCAGTTCCCATGGGCGAGGCGCACAGAGCGAAGAAATTCAATAATAACCATTAGTTGCAGTATTTTATGTGCGAAAATGCTGAACACATAGTTATTGTTCCCACATTGAAGTGAGCGAATTAGAGATGATGGTATAGTGCGATTTCGCTCTCAAGAATGAAGCTCCTATTTTCATGCTATTGAAGCCTTGGAGGGCTGCTCGCGCGAGGATTCTATTGGAATTCTAGGTACTGACCTGAATCTGAGAAACGATGGAGAATTGTTGTGGTTTTTGAGAGATCGCACACTGACTAACCGATTCCTCAGACCATCGGCCAAGGAAA is a genomic window containing:
- a CDS encoding SulP family inorganic anion transporter; the encoded protein is MSSLEHLAVTQDEKPQNGISGLKHWRYDLVAGLQVALVGLPLSLGIALASGAAPITGVISAIIAGLVFPFLGGAYITISGPAAGLAPALLAGMLALGQGDLEVGYPLVLVAICLTGAVQIVLSSYNAGRFAMYFPISVLQGMLAAIGMLIIIKQIPSLLGHLTTSTKSIPEAILHLPAQIMEMNPQVFAVGGIALALLFGLDSNLVKSQKWARSVPASLLVVALGGVAGWVLNFPETYLVHVPQDVLAQGIHFPNFSEVWQRSELWLTLLTTVITLTLIDGTETLATIAAIDKIDPFRRKSDPNATLRAMGVSNILSGLAGGLTIIPGGIKSTANLIAGGRTLWANFYYALFMAFFVWSGTSLINRIPLTVLAALLIFIGWRLCAPRIFIMVFSIGAEQLLIATVCVVVTLYTSDILLGVIAGTVAKILVLCFDVVRALTIERQSNASTIDSFSARVWAAFKELFGDPIIRIGDGRTRGGHTTIMSVAAQNMKHPYKIYLSSLSCMNLMKLDAKLKALPNHRDNFMIILAGHVVDHTAMEYLYQFRDQHEKAGHKCVILGTQHFLSHSDHRLAYRVSQSDDAMAYG